acacatacacacaaatacacacgcacacacacacacacacactctctctctctctcacacacacacacacacagtttattaTCCCTGACCATGTGGGATGAGGCTGCctgaagagggaggaagagagggagagagagagagagacggaaggagaaagggatggagagagaagaagagaggatgagaagaggaaggaaagaaggagagagagatggaaggagaacgagagagatggggaataactgagtgagtgtgtttcttACTAATAgactatttatttttatttattagccTATTTACCTATTTATTATGCAGCGCACATTATTACATAGCTATCACAGTCAATGCCATAATAATTTCTGTAGATGGTGTTACATAAACGGTTTCTAGCCAGTTGGCTAATTTGCAACCCCAGTCCCTGGTGTTtattaaagacacacacacacatacacacacacacacagagttaaaatgacagaccatcatggactacatacacacaaacaataaattaattaataatacacacacacacacacacacacactacgcctCATGCTATGCCTTGCCAAAATGAGCATCcacgtgagacacacacacacacccacacaaagtcTACACAAAAATCCAGAAACATCCCTTCCCCTTTAAAAAGTTGTCTACAGCAGGGAAATTGTGGGTTACTGCATACACTAGGCCTACAGTGTAATTACTGATGAGTCATGCAAGTAGCCTAATCAAACAACAAATTCagtaacttttttttaaaaagtacacAATTTTTTCCCTCATATTGCAGCCTATGAGTGCACCTCTTAGTGTGCATAAGTAAGAGTGGACTGAGATGCAAGAACATGATGACTGTTTTAATACATGGTGATGGATAGCCTAAGATGTAGCGTTTAGTCagtgcttttattttgacatttgTTTCTACAGGAAGCGCACGAGGGCGAGCTGTCTTCCTGAAGGACAACGTGCGAACTGTCAAAACATAACGTCCTTATTCAACAACGTACCGTTTAAGGTTAATTAATTGTTGTGCATGTTTTGGACTTGAAACACTTTCGAAAGTGATCATGCAGTTACACATCTGACTCGACACAGGTAATTCGGTGAACTCTGACTAATTAAGTGGCTAATAGTAGCAACCTATGTTAGTTTGTGTAAACTGTCATCATCAATATATCCTCCCTAACGTACGTTTAACCATGGCATGAAGATAACgttagcgagagagagagagagagagagagagagagagagagagagagagagagatgacacgACACTATAAATGAAAAATTACTCAAATTCATGtattcgttcgttcgttcgttctaGGCTACTCTTAAAACGTTGTGGCTGACGTCCAGCCTCAGCATAAAAGCTTTCAAAATCAAAGCTTCTCACTTCTGGGTGCTCATGGCCTGGTATGGGAATGGGTTCTCCTGCATcatattgtgtgtttctgtaaagTTTAGCAACACGGAAATTAAAACTCTGAAGCAaatttaaacacacactccttctctaTCTTAAGAGGCAGAGCCGTGACTGTTATATGCCTGTGATGTGTATGTCTGAAgcatattttacacacacacacctgagtcacctctctccttcctcccctctctcttcagaGCCCTGACCGTGTTGCATCTGTGATGTTCCTGTTccggtgacgtgtgtgtgtgtgtgagatggcgGTGAACTTGTCGTTTGCGGCGTGCGGGTTCCTGGGCATCTACCAGCTGGGTGTGGTGGGGGCTCTGCAGCAGCATGGGCAGAGCCTACTGGGGCGGATGCATGCGTGCGGAGGGGCCTCGGCCGGCTCACTGGTGGCCACTGTGCTGCTCACCGCGCCGCACAAGCTGgaggtgaggacacacacacacgccacacaaagaacacacacagacacacacacatctcacacacacacacacatctcatacaccacacagacatacagacacacacacacacacacacacacgcgcacacaccacacaaagaatacacacacacacacacacacacatctctcactcacacacacacacacacctgacacaccacacagacatacagatacacacacacacacacatgaatactcatacacacatacacaccacacagagaaaacacacacacgctctctcacacacacacttcacaaacCACACAGAGAACATACACATCCAGACATACACgccacacagagcacacacacacacacacacacaacacacaaaagagacagagcacacacacacagtgtcagcgCACCACAGATAAGAGGTGTTCTTGTTTCCCCAGAGTTGTAAAGACTTCACGTGTCGCTTCGCCGACAATGTCAGGAGACAGGCCCTGGGAGCCGTAACCCCGGGTTACGACTTCATGCAGGAGCTCAGGTGGGCTTGGAcatacgagcacacacacacatatacacacgcatacacacacacacacacacacacacacacacacacacacacatgcacacacacacacacacacatatacacacgcatacacacacacacacacacacacatatacacacgcatacacacacacacatacacacacacacacacacacacacacacatgcacacacacacacacacacacactcacatgctgcATACCCTTTTTGTtaattgtttgtgtgcatgtgttttttgttgtggctattgttttttatatgttacagtttttaatgCTGGTGTGtcccctcacactctctctctctctctcacacacacacacacacacacacacactctctttccagGGAAGGCATCAATGAGATCCTCCCCCAGGATGCACACCAGCGTGCTGAAGACCGCCTTCACGTTTCCATCACACACTCCAAAACACGCCGCAACCACATAGTGTCCAGCTTCAGCTCCAGAGAGGAGTTgatacaggtaacacacacacacacacacacacacacacttcagggcttttcacacagagatcacgcaaaaattgatctgttcacatgatccGGCATTTTGGGGACCATGGTGGGAGAACCGACTACACTTTGGTTAGCTGCACACATTTTTAGTGCCCTACAAATGCAAGTGaagttgctttgctttgctgttgcttagaaTTTTAAATTCTTGCAATCAATATCTTCAGACAAGTAAtatggaagggaaattgaagagaagagttgccccctgcgttggccgtgatgcccctttgaaaatcggagattcacaggctactgtggtCTGGGttttttcaatattctgctttacGTCCGGCTAGCGATTTCTATTTATGCCTATGCCCTGGCATATtaagcttagcattcacagcgcaaattaattcaGTCTTttatgcagtggagaaagtgatcGTGCACGGCAAAAAAGAGAATCCTAATTCATCCATTcttactcgcgaagtagcctactcatcacacagacatcacatgtatcacacgaaagagctttttcctcagcttttaaactatgTTAATCGCTAGTTGTTACGGAAAACGGGTCGCGAGAAAAGTCATTTAATCATATTACATTCtgcgcccgtctccctacctattcatctcggtggaataggCTACTTCACGAACTTTCCctaaacacatgacaaaccatatatcagaataaacagcagaccttaccgaacacaaaggtgtaaagcattcccctgtacagtacagccattccagagtaatccggttttaaatttgcagcaatgtctacatgcatgtctccaactttggggtttaggtttcacaatgtgtttcaattgttcagtaggctacatgattttataacaggctaaatacaaaataaatgttacaaatatcgcctatatATCTGCAAACATAGGACAgatgctcatgagttcatgctttgttttatcgctggattttaggatagccttatggcaaccgattgcatactgagctacagtcaactctagcaggcgtTAAATGACTGCAGACTTTGTGATGTGTGtcataatgtgctgtctctgctattgctgcttttgatcagtcaGATTTGCATTCACACTGGTGCTGGAACGAATGATCTCGGCAAAAAGTCTTctcccgccgttccg
The Alosa sapidissima isolate fAloSap1 chromosome 23, fAloSap1.pri, whole genome shotgun sequence genome window above contains:
- the pnpla4 gene encoding patatin-like phospholipase domain-containing protein 4; the encoded protein is MAVNLSFAACGFLGIYQLGVVGALQQHGQSLLGRMHACGGASAGSLVATVLLTAPHKLESCKDFTCRFADNVRRQALGAVTPGYDFMQELREGINEILPQDAHQRAEDRLHVSITHSKTRRNHIVSSFSSREELIQALLASSFVPFYAGLKPVEFQGQTWIDGGFTDSLPIMPGGRTITVSPFSGPLDICPTHTGRSPIMLRLANMSVHFSRQNIVRLNQALFPPPESRMRALGREGYEDAVHFLKRERWTSSTS